The Burkholderia latens genome segment CGACGTCGTGGCGGCGTTCGAACCGAGGCCTTTCGTCGACTGCGCGGTCGTGCCGTCATTGATGTTGAAGCCGTTTTCCAGCTGGAAAATGGCCTTCATGCCGCCGCCGAGATCCTCGACGCCCTTCAGTCCCCAGCGCGAACCGGACAGATTGCCCGACGCTTCGCGCGTCTGAGCGCCGCCGGTACTCGTATTGTTGATGTGCTCGATGCCGACGTCGGCAATGCCGTACAGCGTGACGCTGCTTTGCGCATGCGCGGCGCCGCACCACAAGGTCGCACTCGCGACGGTGACGGCGCCGAGCGCGAAACGGGATTTCGGGCGGGCATTCTGACTGGCGTGATTCGACAACATGGAGTCTCCAAACTGTTTTTTGTAGGCGGAACTGACGAAGGAAAATTCACGACTCGCGAGCTGCGGGCGCTTCGCCGGCGTCCGAACCCGGATCGCCGAGCCATGCAATGGTCAACGCGCCGAGCAGCAGCACACCGGACACGGCGACGAGCGGCGCGGTAAAGCCGCCGGAGAACTGCTTGAGCGCGCCGATCATCGACGGCCCGACGAAGCCGCCGAGATTGCCGACCGACACGATCAGCGCGAGTCCGCCCGCGGCGGCCCGCCCGGTGAGGAATCCCGACGGAATGGCCCAGTACGTCGCCTGGAACGCGAGGATCCCGCTCACCGCGACGCACAGTGCGATCAGCTTGAAGGCCGGCGCATGAATGAAGGCGCTCGCGCACAACGCCACGGCCGCGACGGCCAACGCGCTTGCGACATGCGGAATGCGGTTGGCCGCACGATTGGCGACGCGCGCCCACCAGAGCATCGCGCCGGCACCGATCGCATACGGAATGGCCGTCAGCCAGCCGACCACCGCATGTTCGACGCCGAACTGCCTGATGATCTGCGGCATCCACAAGCCGACGCCGAGCGAGCCGACGATCCCGCAGAAGTTGATGAACGCGAGCACGAACACGCGCCAGTTCGTCATGGCGTCGCGCAGGTTGCTGCCGTGCTTCGCGCCGATGTCGCGCTGCTCGAACGCGAGGCGCTTCGCGAGCGACGCCTTCTCTTCGTCACTGAGCCACGCGGCTTTCTCGGGACGGTCGGCCAGCACGAACAGGCACGCGATGCCGAGCATCACTGCAGGAATGCCTTCGATCAGCAGCAACCACTGCCAGCTGCGCAGCCCATGCAGGCCGCCGAGCTCGAGCAGCGCACCGGAAATCGGCGAGCCGATCATG includes the following:
- a CDS encoding MFS transporter; this encodes MTVSHVLRAGDDSPRADAQPAERLAGDDYAASERTLARAFRRILPFIFVCYVISYLDRTNVGFAALTMNKDLGLTAEQFGVGAGLFFIGYFLFEIPSNLIMQKVGARVWIARIMITWGLFSMATAFVVGPTSFAAARFLLGLAEAGFTPGIYLYFTHWFPGKWRAKVTAAFLVGIPVANMIGSPISGALLELGGLHGLRSWQWLLLIEGIPAVMLGIACLFVLADRPEKAAWLSDEEKASLAKRLAFEQRDIGAKHGSNLRDAMTNWRVFVLAFINFCGIVGSLGVGLWMPQIIRQFGVEHAVVGWLTAIPYAIGAGAMLWWARVANRAANRIPHVASALAVAAVALCASAFIHAPAFKLIALCVAVSGILAFQATYWAIPSGFLTGRAAAGGLALIVSVGNLGGFVGPSMIGALKQFSGGFTAPLVAVSGVLLLGALTIAWLGDPGSDAGEAPAARES